The Streptomyces sp. NBC_01363 region CGTCGCAGGGGAGCGGCAGGAGCGGCAGGGTCAGCTGTACAGCGTACGCCTGGCGTTCATCCGGTGATCCACAAATACGAGCGATGTTGGGAACCTCACGTACATCCGGAAATGGGAAGCCTCGGTTCCGGGCGCATGCCCGGATGTACGTGAGGAACGACCCGCGCGGGCGCGGGAAACGGGAGCGGGAAACGGGCGGGGAAAGGGACGCGGGAAACGGCCTGCGCGGACGCTCGGATGCGCGTATCAGACCGTGACGGGCGGTGCCTGCTCGGACTCGCGCTCCTTTTCGCGCTCCGTGCCGCCCCGGCTGAACAGCCGGTCCAGGGCCAGTGCGCCGGGGCCGGTGAAGACCAGCAGGAGGAACGCCCAGCAGAAGACGGCCGAGGGCTCGCCGCCGTTCTGCAGCGGGAACAGCGCCTCGGGCTGGTGGACCTTGAAGTACGCGTACGCCATGGAGCCGGAGCAGATCAGGGCGGCGACACGGGTGCCGAGCCCGAGCATCACGAGGATGCCGCCGATGAACTGGATGACCGCCGCGTACCAGCCGGGCCAGGTGCCGGCGGGTATGGAGTCGCCGTTCATGGCGCCGCCGAGGACGCCGAAGAGCGAGGCGGCGCCGTGGCAGGCGAAGAACAGGCCTATGACGATCCGGAAGAGGCCGAGTGCGTAGGGCTGAGCCTGGTTCAAGCGTGTCTGCATGGGGGAGGGCTCCTTCGGTCTGGTGGGGACGTGAACCGATTGAGTGCCTCAGATTAGGGAAACCTCACCAATGCTTGCAAGTTCAACATTCTGTCGACTGGCTGAGAGTCGCCCTGCGGTTGTCGGTCGGACTTCGGTTCGGAACCGCCTTCAACTGCGAACCTCCCTTCATCGCCTTGGCCTGAATCAATGGCAGCGCAGCTTTCCGGCCATGCGGGGGCAGGGGTGTGGGCTGGTCGCTGAACCGCGGTCCGCAGGTTCTGTACCACTGGACCGGCGATGCGCCCGTCCGCCCGCGCCGCGTGAGCGGCACGCCGATCCGTCGTCCCGCCCGGCTCCGGCCGAAGTGGAAGCCGGCCTTGGGCGGGCCGGGGATCGCGTGGTGCGCGGGCGGGCAGGTCAGCCGCGTGTTGCGGGCCTCGGGGGTGCCGCCCGGCGCCGAGGCGGACGGCAGGGGCTCCGCGTTGTGCGCTCGGCGTACAACGCCCGACAGCGCACAAACCGTTGCCGGAGCGTCCGGATCCCGGCCCGCCCGCCGGGATCGGCTCCCTCGGCTCCCGGCGGGAACCGGGAAGGTCGTCCAATGTGCCAGGTCGCGGCGCCGGTGCGACTTCTCGCCGACGGGCGCCAGGCGCCCGCCAGGTCTGCCGGGCCCACCGCGGTGCAGCGCCGTCCTCCACTGCTCCGCACTGTGGACCAATGGCGGCCCGGAGTCGCGGCGGCGAGGTGTCGATCGTGAGGCGGTCGTACGAACCGGGGGTGGCGAGAGCCTCCTCGCGGCCCCGGCGGGCCTCCTCGGCGCCGGGCGCCGACCGCCGCTGCTCGTCGAGTGCGCGGGGCGCGCGGGTGTCGGCCACGAGCGGCCGTACTCGGCCGAAAACACGCCGATGGCTCCGGCGCGTGCGAGTGGGGTCCGCGGCCGGTTCGGCGACTGCCCCGGTGGCGAAGTGCCCTCCTCGCGTCGTCCCGCGAAGTCGTCCCGCGAACACGGATACGGAGCATGCGGCGATGCGAGGAGGGCGGGGCGGATCCGCTCAGGGGCCCTCGCCGGGGCCCGAGTCCGGTGCGGGGCTCAGCAGTCGTTCAGGATGGACTGCAGGGCGCTCTTCTCGGCCGGGTCGACCGTCAGGTCGTAGTAGTGCTTCACGTGCACCCAGGCGCGGGCGTACGTGCACTTGTACGCGGTGCGCGAGGGCATCCACTTGGCCGGGTCCTTGTCGCCCTTGGCCTGGTTGACGTTGTCCGTGACCGCGATGAGCTGCGGGCGCGTCAGGTCGTTGGCGTACGCCTGCCGCTGGGCGGTCGTCCAGCTGCTGGCGCCCGACCGCCAGGCCTCGGCGAGCGGGACCATGTGGTCGATGTCCAGGTCGGAAGCGGCGGTCCAGGTGGCGCCGTCGTACTCCGAGTACCAACTGCCGCTGACCGCGGCGCAGCTGGAGTCCTGCTGCACGTTCGTGCCGTCACGCTCCAGCACGACCTCACGGGTGTTGCAGGAGCCCGACTGGGTGATCCAGTGCGGGAACTTGTCGCGGCTGTAGCCGGTCGACGAGCCCTCCGCGGAGACGGTCAGCTCGCCCAGGTAGGTGCGGGCGGTCGAAGCGGAGACCGGGGTGGGCATGGCCGCCTGGGCGGTGGGTGCGGTGAGCAGGCCGGTGGTTGCGGCGAAAGCGGCGGATGCGGCGACGACGGCGATGCGACGCGCGTAGACACCAGACATGAGAACTCCCTTGATGTGGGGGGACCTTGGACGGGTGACCCGTGGGGCCCGGCCATCGTGGCGGTGCCAGGTTTCCGTGGGGTGGGCACCAGGTAACAGAGTGGCGACATGGGCACGTCACATCAAGGGTTCTGACGAACAGGGCTGGAGCATGGGGGCGTACGTCCGCATCTGCGCGGGCGTACAGGCTGACGCGGCGACAATTCGGCTGCACCGGTGGCCGATTCGCGCGGGTGGTCCGAGCCGGGCCGGTCGTAGGGTTGCGGCGTGCTGCTACCGGTCAACATCACGCTCGGAGTCGTTCTCGCCGTGCTGCTCGCGGCGGCGGCCGGGGTCGCCGCTCTGGCCTCGCTCGGCCGGTCGCGCGAGATTCTGCTGGCCGGGCTGCGGGCCGCGGTCCAACTCGCCGCGGTTTCCCTGCTCATCGGCTGGGTGGTCCATTCGCTGCCGCCGCTGCTCGGGTTCGTGGCGCTGATGTACGCCGTGGCGGTACGGACCGCGGGTCGCCGGATCACCCGCAATCGCACCTGGTGGTGGGCGGCCCTGTCGATCGGGGTGGGGGTCGCGCCGGTGATCGCCCTGCTGCTGCTCACCGGACTCGTCCCGGTCCGGGGCATCGCGCTGATCCCGGTGGCCGGCATCCTCATCGGAGGTGCGCTGACCGCGACGGTGCTCGGCGGGAGACGGGCGCTGGACGAGCTGACGACCCGGCGCGGGGAGGTGGAGGCGGGCATGGCGCTCGGGCTGCTCGACCGTGACGCGCGGATGGAGATCGCCCGGCCCGCGGCGTCGGACGCGCTGCTGCCGGGGCTCGATCAGACCCGGACGGTGGGGCTCGTGACCCTGCCGGGTGCCTTTGTGGGCATGCTGCTGGGCGGCGCCTCACCGGTGCAGGCGGGTGCCGTGCAGTTGTTCGTACTGGTAGCCCTGATGGCCGTGCAGGCGGTGGCTGTCACGGCGGTGCTCGAACTGGTGGCGCGGGGCCGGCTGCACCGGGACTGAGGCCCGCGGAGCCGACGGTGCGGGTCGCTCGTGCCGGGGTCGGGTTCCGCCGGGGGCCGACCGGCGCGGCCGGGTCCGGTTATCGCGCGCTGATGTGCAGCCGGATCGAGCCGTCGGGTGCCGCTTCCACCCGGACCTGCGTCAGGTCGTCGACGTGCGCGTCGGGGGAGAGCGCTCCGGCGCGCGGGCCGACGCCCACGACCCGCATGCCCGCCGCCCGGCCCGCCGCGATGCCCGCCTCCGAGTCCTCGAAGACGACGCAGTCCGCCGGGGCGAAGCCCAGCGCGGCCGCGCCCTTGAGGAAGCCCTCGGGGTCCGGCTTGCTGGCGCCGACGCTCTCGGCGGTGACGCGGACCTCCGGCATCCGCAGGCCCGAAGCGGTCATCCGGGTCCGGGCCAGTGCCTCGTCGGCCGAGGTGACCAGGGCGTGCGGCAGCGCGGTGATCGCGTCCATGAAGGCGGGCGCGCCGCCGATCGGTACGACGCCGTCGGTGTCGGCGGTCTCCTCCGCGAGCATGACCCGGTTGTCCGCGTAGTTCTGCTCCATCGGGCGGTCCGGGAGGAGCGCCGCCATGGTGGCGTACCCCTGCCGCCCGTGGACCACCTTGAGCGCGGCCTCCGGGTCCAGTCCCTCGCGCAGTGCCCAGCGCCGCCAGCAGCGTTCCACGACGGCGTCGGAATTCACCAGGGTGCCGTCCATGTCCAGAAGGAGGGCGCGGGCGGTGAGGACGGTGGCCGGCATGGGCGGGCTCCAGAGCGCGGGGAAGCGGGGACGCCGGAAGGCGGCGACGCGGGGAAGGGAACAAACGCGGAAAAGGAACAAGCAGCCTCGCCCGCCGGTCAGGGGGTGGCGGGCGGAGGCTACTTTGTTCCATCACGATACAAAAACCTGTCCGAGAAAGCCAATCCGTTCCGTTCCGGGTGGTCGGGTCCGTTCCGTCCGGGGTGGCCGCTCTCTTCCGGCCCGGGTGGTCGCGGTGGCTCGGCCCAGGGGTCAGGAGGGCCCCCGGCCCGTCGTCTCCGCCTCCAGTGCGCGGCGGGTGTTGGGGCCGTACACCCCCGAGGGGTCGCCCTCGATGAACTTGTACGACTGGTAGACGCTCACCGCGCGCTCGACCTGGTCCGAGTAGGTGCCGTCGTCCCGCCCGTGGTACAGCCAGACCTCCTCCAGA contains the following coding sequences:
- a CDS encoding DoxX family protein, whose amino-acid sequence is MQTRLNQAQPYALGLFRIVIGLFFACHGAASLFGVLGGAMNGDSIPAGTWPGWYAAVIQFIGGILVMLGLGTRVAALICSGSMAYAYFKVHQPEALFPLQNGGEPSAVFCWAFLLLVFTGPGALALDRLFSRGGTEREKERESEQAPPVTV
- a CDS encoding HNH endonuclease family protein → MSGVYARRIAVVAASAAFAATTGLLTAPTAQAAMPTPVSASTARTYLGELTVSAEGSSTGYSRDKFPHWITQSGSCNTREVVLERDGTNVQQDSSCAAVSGSWYSEYDGATWTAASDLDIDHMVPLAEAWRSGASSWTTAQRQAYANDLTRPQLIAVTDNVNQAKGDKDPAKWMPSRTAYKCTYARAWVHVKHYYDLTVDPAEKSALQSILNDC
- a CDS encoding HAD-IA family hydrolase, whose amino-acid sequence is MPATVLTARALLLDMDGTLVNSDAVVERCWRRWALREGLDPEAALKVVHGRQGYATMAALLPDRPMEQNYADNRVMLAEETADTDGVVPIGGAPAFMDAITALPHALVTSADEALARTRMTASGLRMPEVRVTAESVGASKPDPEGFLKGAAALGFAPADCVVFEDSEAGIAAGRAAGMRVVGVGPRAGALSPDAHVDDLTQVRVEAAPDGSIRLHISAR
- a CDS encoding ABC transporter permease; amino-acid sequence: MLLPVNITLGVVLAVLLAAAAGVAALASLGRSREILLAGLRAAVQLAAVSLLIGWVVHSLPPLLGFVALMYAVAVRTAGRRITRNRTWWWAALSIGVGVAPVIALLLLTGLVPVRGIALIPVAGILIGGALTATVLGGRRALDELTTRRGEVEAGMALGLLDRDARMEIARPAASDALLPGLDQTRTVGLVTLPGAFVGMLLGGASPVQAGAVQLFVLVALMAVQAVAVTAVLELVARGRLHRD